CACCAGCCGGTCCTCCTGCCCGGAGATCAGCAGCAGCGGCCCGCGCCCGGTGTTGCCGGTGTCCACCGCCGCGCGGGGATGCCGGCCGCCGCTCAGCTCGGTCAGCAGCCGGGCCGGCGCCGGGACGACGTGCCGCTCGAAGAGCCGCGCCGACTCCTGCTCGACGACCGCGTTGGCGAAGACCTGGCGGAACAGCCCGGCGTTGAGCGACGCCGGCCACGGCTCCCAGGCGACGGGACCGGCGGGGACGGGCGCGATGGCGACGGCGGCGCGGCCGAGGTTCGTACCGAGCAGGTGCTGCGCGATCAGCCCGCCCACGGAGTGGCCGACGATCACCGGCGGGGTGTCGAAGGAGCGCACGATGCCCGCGTAGTGCTCGGTGAGCGCGTCCAGCCCCAGCTCCGCCCGGGGCTGTCGGCGGGCCTGGGCCACCGTCGGCGGCTCACCCGGCCAGCCCGGCGTGCGGACGGTGAACCCGAAACTGGAGAAACGTTCGTCCCACGGCCGCCAGGACAGCGCGTGCAGCCACACGCCATGGATGAAGACGACGGGGGTGGGGTTCACGGATCCTCCGATAGCGCTTGACGTGCGTCAAGGATCTGGCGGGCGGCCCGCCGGCGGGAACAGTCGAATGACTCAATGTCGAGCGAATGCCCGGCCGCCGGCGGGTGCGCCGGGGCCCGGGGCCGCGTCCGCGCGGCCCCGGGCCCCGGTCCGGTCAGTGGCGGGGCGTGGTGCACCGGAAGCTCGCCGCGTCGGCCAGGTCGCCGTGGCCGGTGTAGCGGGAGACGGACGGGTACAGGCACAGCTCGCGCGTGATGGTCTTGCCGGAGGCGTCCTTGGCGGAGGCGCTCAGCGTGCGCGGGGCCTTGCCCTGCTCGACCCAGGCGGTCAGCGCGCCCAGGGCGTCGGTCGGCACCGGTCCTGCGCCGCCGGCGCCGCAGTGGTTCACGCCGGGCGCCAGGAACAGGCGGTAGAAGTCGTCGACCCGCTCGGAGCCGCCCATCGCCCGCTCCACCTTCCGGCGGTAGTCGACGGTGCCCTGGGTGGGGATGAGCTGGTCGGCCTCGCCGTGCCAGGTCAGCAGCTTGCCGCCGGCCTTGCGGAAGCCCGACAGGTCCGGGTCGTCCGTGCCGATGATCGCGTCGTACTCCCTCTGGGACTGACGGAACAGGTCGGCGAACTGGGCGTAGGTGATCGTCGTCAGGTCGAAGGAGGGCTGGCGCTTCAGCCAGGTCTGCACCCAGGCGGCCGGGACGGGGAACGGCTGGCCCACGCGCTTGCCGTCCTCGCCGGGCACGGTGGCGGCCAGGTCGAAGGTGGCGCCGATCGGCACGCCGTACCAGAGCTTCTTGCCGGAGGGCGTGCGCGGCCCGTCCCAGATCTTGCGGACCACCGCCGCGTCGGCCGCGGTGATCGTCTCCTTCACGCCGTCGCACTCGACGGTCTGGCCGATCAGCTTGCGCGGGTCGAAGGCGCAGCGGGCGGGGTCGCCGACGATGCCGTCACGGGCGCCGTCCAGCGTGTCGCACGCCTTGACCGCGGCCTGGTTGAACAGGTTGAACTCGCAGGCGGCGGGATAGGTCCGCTCCTCGTTCATCACCACCTGCGGCCACAGGGTGGCGACCTCGAACTCGTCCCAGTTGACGGCCGGGGCGTCGGCCAGGATGCCGTCGTAGTCGCCGGGGTGGCGCTGGGCCTCCATGTAGCCCTGGCGGCCGCCGGTCGAGCAGCCGTTCCAGTACGAGTAGGAGGCGGGCTTGCCGTACACCTTGTCGATGACCTGCTTGGCGACGAGGGTCATCTCGTGCTGGGAGCGGTCGGCGAAGTTCTTCAGCAGCGGCTTGTCGACCTCGCCGTCGCCGGTCAGGGCCCAGCGCGTGTCGATGTAGGTGCTGACGCCGGCGTCGGTGGTCGCGGCGGCGTAGCCGGTCTTGACCGCGCCGGCCAGCGCGGCGCCGTAGTCGCCGGCGGCGAAGGCGCTGCCGCCGACCGCCTGGAACCGGCCGGTCCAGCCCTGCTCGGGCAGCCAGACCTGCACCTTGGCGTGGTCGCCGACACCCGGGTGGGTGAGCGTGACCGTGACCGCGCAGTGCGCGGGCACGTCGGGGACGTCGACGGCGGGCAGCGGCGTCACGGCCGGAACGTGCACGGTGCCCGCCTCGCGGCGCTGTGCCGTCACCGATTCCACCGTGGTGCCCGCGGGCGCCTGCACCGCGATGGCGGAGTCGCAGGTGAACGGGGCGGCGACCGCCGCCGCGGCGCTGGTCGGCAGGCAGAGGGCCGCCGCCAGCGGCACACCGGCCGCGAAGGCGGCCAGGAGTCTTCTCATGGGGTTCCCATCACTGGAGTACGCGGATCGCTGCGCAGCAGGTCCGGCCGGGTCCCTGTTGCGGTGCTCCTACTCTCGCCCGCCCGGCCCGCACGGCACATCAGTCACATGACGGCAGGAACTGACGGTCCCCACGCGCGGGCCCGGCGCCCGGAAAACCCCCCGCCACGCCGCGCTTCCTGGCCCGCTCCGGACGGCTGACCGTCATGTGACGGAACGCGGGAGCCGGGAGACTTCCGGAGCGGTGTCGATTCCGGCCGGGCCCGATCGACGCGTTGGCGAGAGCACGTCCTTCGACGACATCCAGGAGATGTGATGAGCACTGTGGTGATGCACAACGTCGTGTCGGTCGACGGCTTCATCGCCGACGAGCACGACGAGGTGGGGCCGCTGTTCGACTGGTACACCAACGGCGACGTCGAGCTGGTGCCGGGCTCGGGTCTCAAGGTCTCCAAGACCTCGGCCGACTACGTCAAGCCGATCTGGGCCGCCATCGGGTCGATGGTGATCGGGCGGCACCTGTTCGACATGACCGATGGTTGGGAGGGCAGGCCGCCGACGGGCGAGCACGTGGTCGTGGTCTCCCATCGGCCCAAGCCCGAGGGGTGGCACCCCGAGGCGTCGTACCACTTCGTGGACGACGTGGCGCGGGCGGTCGCGCTGGCCCGGGAGCTGGCGGGCGGGCGGAACGTCGCCGTCGCGGCGGGCGAGGTGGGCGGGCAGGCCTTCGCCCTGGGCCTGGTGGACGAGGTGGCCATGGACGTGGTGCCCGTGGTCCTCGGCTCGGGCAAGCGCTACTTCGGCCCGGTCGCCGCCCAGCACCTGCTCGACGACCCGCACGTGGTCGTCCAGGGCGACCGGGTGCTGCACCTGCTCTACCGGGTCCGCCGCAAGCCGTAGTGACCCGCTGCGTCGTCGACGCGGGTGGTCGGTGGTCGCCTTGACCCGCTGCGTCGTCGACGCGGGTGGTCGGCGGCCGACCGCCCGCCGTGCTCCGTGACCCGGGGTCAGCTCGCCTGCGGCTCCTCGCGCAGCGGGAAGTGGCAGGCGACCTGGTGCGCCCCGCCCTCCAGCACCGGCTCGGTGGCGCAGACGTCCTGGGCCAGCGGGCAGCGGGTGCGGAAGCGGCAGCCGGTCGGCGGGTTGAGCGCGCTCGGCAGCTCGCCCTTGATCGTCGTGTCCGGGCTCGGCGTGTGCCCGGGGTCGGGCGAGGGCACGGCGTCCAGCAGCGCCTGCGTGTACGGGTGGCGCGGCGCCCGCACCACCTGGTGGGCGGGCCCGACCTCCACCAGCTTGCCCAGGTACATCACGCCGATGCGGTCGGCCATGTAGTCCACCACGGACAGGTCGTGGCTGATGAACACGTACGACAGGCCCAGCTCGCCCTGCAGGTCGCGCATGAGGTTGAGCACCTGGGCCTGCACCGACACGTCCAGCGCGCTGACGGGCTCGTCGGCGACGATCAGCCGTGGCCGCAGCGCCAGCGACCTGGCCAGCCCGATGCGCTGCAACTGCCCGCCGGAGAACTCGTGCGGGTAGCGCTCCAGCGCCCGGCGCGGCAGCCCGACCTGGTCGAGCAGCTCGCTCACCCGGGCGCGGCGCGCGGCGGCGTCGCCGACCTGCTGGATCTCCAGCGGCTCCGTGAGGATGGAGTCGATGCGCATGCGCGGGTTCATGGCCGCGTAGCTGTCCTGGAACATCAGCTGCACCTTGCGGTGCATGCGGTGGCGCTCGCGCCGGTCCAGGCCGGCGATGTCGGTGCCGTCCACGACGATCCGGCCGCCCGTGGGGGCTTCGAGCCCGGCGACGAGGCGGCCGACGGTGGACTTGCCGCAGCCGGACTCGCCCACGATGCCGAGCGTCTCGCCGGGCTTGACCTCGAAGGACACCCCGGCCACCGCGCTGACGCGCCCGGCGCTCCTGCGCAGGCCCGCGCCGCCGGCGTCGTACTCCTTGACCAGCTCCCGCACGCTCAGGATCGGGTCGGCCTGCTCGGAGGCGGTGCGGTCCCGGCCGGACGGCGGTGCGATCGTGACGGGCTCGGTGACCGGGTGCAGGCAGGCGAACGCGTGCCCGTCCCCGGTGAGCGCCACGTCGGTGGTGCGGCACTCGTCGGTGGCGAAGCGGCAGCGGGGCGCGAAGCGGCAGCCGGTCAGCGGCCGTGACAGGTCCGGCGGCAGGCCGGGGATGCTGTAGAGGCGGCCGTCGGCGGCCGACTCGGGCAGGGCGCGCATGAGCGCCTCGGTGTAGCGGTGGCGCGGCGCGCGGAACAGCTCGGTGGTCGTGGCCGTCTCGACGACGCGGCCGGCGTACATGACGGCGACCCTGTCGGCGCGGCCGGCGATCACCCCGAGGTCGTGGGTGACCAGGATGACCGCCATCTTGAACTCCTCGCGCAGGTCGTCGATGAGCTCCAGGATCTGGCGCTGGGTGGTGACGTCCAGGGCCGTGGTGGGCTCGTCGGCGATGAGCAGGCGCGGGGAGCGGATGAGCGCCATGGCGATGACGACGCGCTGGCGCATGCCGCCCGACAGCTGGTGCGGGTAGTCGTCGACGATCTTGTCGGGGCGGGGCATGCCGACCCGGCGCAGGATCTCGACGGCGCGCTCCCGCGCCTCGGCCTTGCTCACCCCCTGGTGCACCCGCAGCGGCTCGGCGACCTGCGCGCCGATGCGCATGGTGGGGTTGAGCGAGGTGAGCGGGTCCTGGAAGACCATGCCCATCTCGACGCCGCGCACCCGGCGCAGCTCGGACGCCTGCATCGTGCGCAGGTCACGGCCGTCGAAGAGGATCTCCCCGCCGACGACGCTGCCGCCCGTGGGCAGCAGCCCCATGACCGACAGCACGGTCATGGTCTTGCCGCTGCCCGACTCCCCCACGACGCCGAGCGTCTCGCCCTGCCTGACCTCGAGATTGACCCGGTCGAGCGCGTGCACCGTGCCGCGCCGCAGCGCGATGTCGGTGCTGAGGTCACGCAGCCGCAGCAGCGGCTGGCTGGGAACCTCCATGTACGAAACCTCCTGCTAACGCCGCCGGAGGCGGACCTCGAAGACGTCCCTCAGCCCGTCGCCGATGAAGTTGAAGGCGAGGACGATGAGGATGATGGCGATGCCCGGCGGGTACAGCAGCCACCAGTGGCCGCTGAAGGTGTCCGACAGGCCGTCGGACAGCATGCCGCCCCAGTTCGCCGCGGGTGGCGGCACTCCCAGGCCGAGGAACGACAGGTAGGCCACGTACAGGATCGCGTCGGCGACCTGGAAGGTGGCGTTGACGATCACGGTGCCGATGGCGTTCGGGATGATGTGCCGGCGCACGGCGCGCCCGCCGGTGCCGCCCATGCCGCGCATCGCCATGACGTACTCACGGGTGCGCAGCGTCAGCGCCTCGCCGCGGACCAGCCGCGCGGGGCCGAGCCAGGCGAACGCGCCGATGATG
The nucleotide sequence above comes from Nonomuraea gerenzanensis. Encoded proteins:
- a CDS encoding alpha/beta hydrolase — protein: MNPTPVVFIHGVWLHALSWRPWDERFSSFGFTVRTPGWPGEPPTVAQARRQPRAELGLDALTEHYAGIVRSFDTPPVIVGHSVGGLIAQHLLGTNLGRAAVAIAPVPAGPVAWEPWPASLNAGLFRQVFANAVVEQESARLFERHVVPAPARLLTELSGGRHPRAAVDTGNTGRGPLLLISGQEDRLVPDSATRAVYKLYGDSTAVSSLKQFPDRAHSLVVDSGWRAVADYVLLWLAERGIRG
- a CDS encoding tannase/feruloyl esterase family alpha/beta hydrolase is translated as MRRLLAAFAAGVPLAAALCLPTSAAAAVAAPFTCDSAIAVQAPAGTTVESVTAQRREAGTVHVPAVTPLPAVDVPDVPAHCAVTVTLTHPGVGDHAKVQVWLPEQGWTGRFQAVGGSAFAAGDYGAALAGAVKTGYAAATTDAGVSTYIDTRWALTGDGEVDKPLLKNFADRSQHEMTLVAKQVIDKVYGKPASYSYWNGCSTGGRQGYMEAQRHPGDYDGILADAPAVNWDEFEVATLWPQVVMNEERTYPAACEFNLFNQAAVKACDTLDGARDGIVGDPARCAFDPRKLIGQTVECDGVKETITAADAAVVRKIWDGPRTPSGKKLWYGVPIGATFDLAATVPGEDGKRVGQPFPVPAAWVQTWLKRQPSFDLTTITYAQFADLFRQSQREYDAIIGTDDPDLSGFRKAGGKLLTWHGEADQLIPTQGTVDYRRKVERAMGGSERVDDFYRLFLAPGVNHCGAGGAGPVPTDALGALTAWVEQGKAPRTLSASAKDASGKTITRELCLYPSVSRYTGHGDLADAASFRCTTPRH
- a CDS encoding dihydrofolate reductase family protein yields the protein MSTVVMHNVVSVDGFIADEHDEVGPLFDWYTNGDVELVPGSGLKVSKTSADYVKPIWAAIGSMVIGRHLFDMTDGWEGRPPTGEHVVVVSHRPKPEGWHPEASYHFVDDVARAVALARELAGGRNVAVAAGEVGGQAFALGLVDEVAMDVVPVVLGSGKRYFGPVAAQHLLDDPHVVVQGDRVLHLLYRVRRKP
- a CDS encoding ABC transporter ATP-binding protein, which encodes MEVPSQPLLRLRDLSTDIALRRGTVHALDRVNLEVRQGETLGVVGESGSGKTMTVLSVMGLLPTGGSVVGGEILFDGRDLRTMQASELRRVRGVEMGMVFQDPLTSLNPTMRIGAQVAEPLRVHQGVSKAEARERAVEILRRVGMPRPDKIVDDYPHQLSGGMRQRVVIAMALIRSPRLLIADEPTTALDVTTQRQILELIDDLREEFKMAVILVTHDLGVIAGRADRVAVMYAGRVVETATTTELFRAPRHRYTEALMRALPESAADGRLYSIPGLPPDLSRPLTGCRFAPRCRFATDECRTTDVALTGDGHAFACLHPVTEPVTIAPPSGRDRTASEQADPILSVRELVKEYDAGGAGLRRSAGRVSAVAGVSFEVKPGETLGIVGESGCGKSTVGRLVAGLEAPTGGRIVVDGTDIAGLDRRERHRMHRKVQLMFQDSYAAMNPRMRIDSILTEPLEIQQVGDAAARRARVSELLDQVGLPRRALERYPHEFSGGQLQRIGLARSLALRPRLIVADEPVSALDVSVQAQVLNLMRDLQGELGLSYVFISHDLSVVDYMADRIGVMYLGKLVEVGPAHQVVRAPRHPYTQALLDAVPSPDPGHTPSPDTTIKGELPSALNPPTGCRFRTRCPLAQDVCATEPVLEGGAHQVACHFPLREEPQAS